TATGCGGGTAAGAGGGTAGGGTTTGCAGTGCACCTCCATTGGACGACCAGATCGGTgtagtcagggcagattagactGCAAAATGGCTGGCCGTAGTTTCCTGTGAGTttagtcaagtcagattagaatgcGGTATAAAACCCAGTGAAACGTGCATGCAGAAGCGATAGGATCTTGCACGCAGACTGTGTGTAGTGGCCTTGTTGCCACAAACTGTTGAGATTCAGCCTGGTTCCAACGTGTGGGGCGTGATCCTCGCTATACTTCATCATTGCTCTTTGTCTATTGAATTGTAGGTGTATGTTTTGAGATCAAAGACATACGGTGTATTGCCAGGGGGTGTTGGCAACTTCAAACATTAGATGATTGTTTATTTATAGTCATTGTGGTAGGTGGTGTTTGAGTACACGTGAATAATGCTACAAAGTTAGGTGAGGATATTATTGAGGAACCCTTTCGAATAAAAAGTTAATTGTCACGCGTCTGACTTGGTGAAATATGGTTGATAATAATGCCAAGGAATTGAGTACATAAGAGAAATTTAAAAGAAtgtgaaaaaatggaaagttgttgtattacttttgaattgcacagtacaactattagcaataatattgctttaaagacattgaattccaagtacgggGTACAATTTTCCCACTACGTACATTCTTTAGAGTGTAAGACCCTCTGCCTAATACTTTAATGATTTGGAAAGGACCTTCCCAGTTAGGCTCTAGCTTCTTTTTATTGCCTATGACCTTACGCAGAACCCAATCTCCTTCTCGAAATGTGCGTAAGTGGACCCTTTTGTTGTAGTAGCGTTCTGCTACCTTCTGATAATTTTCCAGTCGCAATTGTGCCATTGTACGTGTTTCTTCTAGAAGGTCTAGGTTGTGCAGTAATTGAATGGTGTTCGTTGTTGGGTCAGATGCGATCTCTGTCCAAAGTGTAGGCAGACCGACTTCTGTTGGGATGATAGCTTCTGTTCCATAAACCATGGCGTAGGGAGATTCCCCCGTGGAGGATCTTTTTGTTGTTCTGTAAGCCCATAACACTTTCGGTAATTCTTCTACCCATGCTCCTTTTTTGTCTTCCAAATTCTTCTTAATGTTGGCAAAGATGACTTTGTTGGAAGCCTCTGCTTGACCATTGCCCTGTGGGTAAGTGACAGAGGCGAAGCTTAGCTTGATCTTGTACGTGTTGCATAGCTCTTGTACCTTTGCATTTTGGAATGGAGTACCGTTGTCGACGACTATCTCCCAGGGTATTCCAAATTGATATATAATATGCTTCCAGATGAAGGACATAGTGTCTGTTTTGTTGACCGTGACGTACGCCTCTGCcacaacccattttgtgaagtagtcagtGGCTACAAGAGCATACCTTCTTCCTCCAGCAGCCTTAGGTAGTTCACCTACCACATCCATACCCCATTTTGCAAATGGCCAAGGTGCAACGATGGAGTGTAGGGTTTGAGCAGgttgatggatggtgggtgcaaatcgttggcatttgtcgcattttttggCATAATCCCGCgcttctgtcatcatgtatggccagtaataccctgctGTAAGTGCCTTGTGTGCCAAGCTCCGTCCCCCTGTGTGATTTCCACATGTCCCCTCATGTATTTCTTCTAACAattttttagcttctgatggGCGCAAACATCGTAGGTATGGGCCATTGAAGGATTTTCGGTACAACGTCCCATGGATCATGGAATAGCGTTGTGCCTGAAGGCGCATAAGTTTTGCATCTTTTGGATTAGGTGGGAGCTCGGAGGTGGTTAAGTACTTGATGATCGGATCTATCCAGCATTCAGGTTCTGACGAAGTGGAATAGACTTCCATATCTTTGCTTGATCGGCTTATGGATATGGAGGACTGGTGTGTGCATCCTCCTGCAGAAGCTAATTTGGCAAGGGCGTCGGCCTTCTGATTTTTCTCCCTGGGTACTAGTATGAGTTCAAACTGGCGAAAATGCGATCGTAAGTCAGTTACCTTCTGTAGAAGGCTAGCCAGATGGGGTGCTTTGGTGTCGAAATTTCCAGCCACTTGTTCTATCATAAGCTGCGAATCGCCTCTGACGTTCAGACGTTGGATTCCCATTTCTCGTGCGAGTTCCAAACCGTAGATTaatgcctcatattctgcttcattattcatTGCGGATTTCTCTAAACGGATAGCTTCTTCGATTTTGAGTCCTGAGGGAGCTTCTAATACGACGCCAATACCAGCCCCTTGGGAATTGGATGCTCCGTCAGTGTACATTGTCCACAGCCATTGATCTTCTGATTCTAATAATTCTGGCAGGGCGTCAGGAGTGAATGACTGAATTTCAACCAGGAAGTCAGCGAGTACCTGCCCTTTTTTAGCTTTTCGTGGCAAAAACTGAATATCGTATGTCCCAAGCTCAATGGCCCATTTAGATAATCTTCTAGAAAGGTCGGGCTTACTCAGTACCTGCTTTAATGGATAGTCCGTATATACGATGATCGTGTGGCTTTCGAAGTATTGTCGTAACTTCTTTTTGGCCGTGAGGAGTGcgagtgccaatttttccatcatactGTATCGGGTTTCAGCATCTAACAACATCTTACTGCAGTAGAACACTGGCCTCTGACGATTGGCTTCTTCTCGAAAAAGAACAGAACTTACAGCGAATTGTGAGACAGACAAATATAAGAATAAATCTTCATTAGCAATAGGAGAGCTCAATATAGGAGGAGAGCTCAAATAAGTCTTCAACTCGTCCAATGCTTTTTGCTGTTCTGGTCCCCAGGTGGTGTTCGTAGACTTCTTTATGCACTGTAAGAAGGGTTGGCAGCGGTCTGACATTCGTGATATGAATCGACTTAATGCTACTATTTTGCCGGTCAGAGCCTGTATGTCTCGGATGGTTCGGGGTTCCTTAATTTCTGAGAGGGACGCAATCTGTGTTGGGTTCGCCTCGATGCCCCTCTGACTGACGATGTATCCCAAGAACTGTCCGGAGGACACCCCAAAGACACATTTTgtggggtttaatttcattttataagcATCAAGGATGTCGAAACATTCCGTCAAGTCGTCTATATGTGAAGAGCTTTGTTTGGACTTGATGACCATATCGTCAATATAAatctccatatttctcccgagtaATGAGGAAAACAGCTTGTGCATCAATCTCTGATATGTCGCGCCTGCATTCTTTagaccgaagggcataactttgtagcaatataaaccATCTTCTGTTATGAATGCTGTATGAATCCTATCCTCTGATTTCATGGGGATCTGATTGTATTCAGAGTAGGTGTCGAGGAAGCTCATCCTTTCATATCCTGCCGTGGCGTCTATCATCTGATCGATCTTTGGTAGAGGGTAGCTATCTTTGGGACAGGCTTTGTTTAGATTTGTGTAGTCTACACATACTCTCTTTTTCCCATTCTTCTTTGGGACCACGACGGGGTTGGCAAGCCAACTGGGGTATAAACATTTTTCGATTGCCCCCGTGCTCAGGAGCCGTTGGACCTCCTCTTATATGACTTGATTCACCTCTGGAGCGAATCGCCTCTGCTTCTGTTTGACGGGTGGGAAGTAGTTGGAGATATTCAAGCTGTGGCTCATGACAGAAGGGTCTATTCCGGGTATGTCATGTGGTGTCCAGGCAAAAGTTCTCATTCTGGTTTGGAGAAATCGTATGAGGGTCTGCCTCTCATCTTCAGAGAGCTTGGTACTTACCAGGACTGTTTTTGTAGGGTCAGCGTCGTCTAGACCCACTTGTTCTAAGGTATCTAGTGTAACTTGGGGTTTTTCTTGGTCCTCTTCTAGATTGGTTCCTTTTAGGCACGCTGATAGGTACTGCTGTAATTGTTATTTGTCAGGAGAGTGTTCATGGGAGGCAGagctatttatttcttttaaggtAAGGAAGCACTTTTTGGCCTGCTTCTGGCAGCCTTTGATGTCGACGGTGTATCGGTCGTTGAGTGATTGACACTGCATCACCTGATGTAGAGTGGACACTACCCCCTGCATCCGGTGGATCCAACCTCTCCCCATGATGGCATTGTAGCTCGTGGTGGAGTCTATAATGAGGAAGTCTACTAGAAGGGCACGTTCTGCAGCTACCACAGTTAATCGAACGACGCCCTTCGGATAGACTCTGTGGCTATTGAATCCCAAAATGGGCATGGCGGAGGGTCGGATCTGATTCTCCTCCAGTCCCATTTTCtggaaggcttcccagaagaggatGTCAACCCCACTGCCCCCATCGATTAGAACTCTGCCCAGCTGGCAGTGGTTAACTTGTAAGGAAATGACGAGTGGATCGTCATGAGGCAGGTGGACGCCTTTCAGGTCTTCGTCAGTGAAGGTGATAGCAGAGGCTGTGTAGCTTCTTTCTATTGAAGTGACAAGATTGACCACATGGCCTAATGATTTGTACCGCTTCACTCGTTCTTCCATCCTCTTATGGATTTTAGTTGCGTGCTCTTGATTATCGGTGGATTCTATGATCCCGTGGATCATAGGGAATTGTTTATGAGGCTCCAGGGTGCTGTCAGTGGTTGTGTGTACGGGGTCTGACGCCTGCGGAGTGGGGGCAGAAGCTGTGTTCTGCCGCGAGGCGCTCGGTCTGCCTGTCTCCTTGATGTATTGGGTAAGCCgcccactcctcatgagggcTTGGATCTGATTGTTCAGATTGTGGCATTCAGCGATCGTATGACCGTGATCTTTGTGGAAGAGACAGTATCTGCTTTTATCCCTTCTGTCAGATGGAGTGTTAATTTTGTAGGGCTCTCGCCAGATAGGCCtatctttattttcttcataaatgacTTCTTGCGGGACGGTGTATTCGAAGGATGGGTACCACGATGGTTGTCGATCCTGTCTTGGCCTTTTTCCTTCCTTCGTATGATCTGTTTGGTTCCGCTTCCTCTTGTCATCCCTGGCAGGTGGTGGAGGATTATTTGCTGGGGGAGCAGAGATGAGTGCAGTCTTCTTCTGCGCACGCTCGAAATTCTAATACCCTGAAGACGCCCTCGGCTCGGGTTTGCACGTCTGCCATGTCGTATGGTGGTGTTATAGTGAGATTCTCATGCAAGAGTGACCCCATCTGCAAGCTTTTGACGAAGAGATTTGCTGCGGTGAGTGGGTCGACGTCGTGGATTTGATGCACGAGGTCAATGAAACGCTGTAAGTATGCCTTTGGATGTTCATTCTCCCCTTGTTCAATTCGATAGAGATCGACCATTGTTCTGGGAGCCTCTCGGTTCGCGCTGTACTGCTGTAAGAAGGACCGTCGGAGATCACTAAAACTGTTGAGTGATCCGACTTTTAATTGTCGGAACCATAATAGAGCCGGCCCGGAGAAAGTTGTTGAAAAGACTTTGCATTGTATGGCTTCGTTATTAGCTTCTAACGCCATCTTTTGTTGAAATTGTAATAGGTGGTTTAGCGGGTCTCCCTTTCCATTGAATGCAGGCAGGGAAGGGATGATGAAGTCCCGAGGCTTTGGCTCATTCAGAATCCATTCCGAGAAAGGCGATTTTTCAGTGGTTCTTGATACAAGATCCAAATGTTCGGTGGCGTAGGCGGATCGCCCATCTgagaacttctgcatcatttCCCTCATCATGTCTTTTTTCCAACTGTCCAAGAAACAGATCGAGGGAACGCGACCTTCAGAGGGAGAATCGTGTGCGACTTGAGGTACGGTGTGTTGAGGCCGGACGTCGGTTGTTGGCTGAGTGGGTCCAGTGGGTTCTGCTTCGGCCCGCCCTTGCGTGCCAGAGGTTGGGGCTCGTCGCCTGTCGGTCCCAGAGGATGGGGGGATGGCTTGTGATTGCCCATTACCCGGGTTCATGTTGTGAGGTGGGGAATTAACACGGTCGACTAGAACGTCAGATCTGTTAGAATCAAGATTCTCATGGGCTTGGGTGTTGCAAGTTGTGTCAGCGGACCTACGCAGCTCAGCAATCTCTGCTTCGAGCCTAGCTTGGGCTTCGGTTAATGTCTTGATTGCCTCGTCGGACCGCTGCTGGCTTGCCTCCAACAGACGACACATCCTTTCGATCTGGTCGCTCATGTCCGTCGGAGGGACGCTTTGTGCAACTGGGCCCGAAACTCCGTTGCCTTTGGGTGGCATAATTTCTGGGTTTGCAGTGGATCTTGATTTCTTGGTTCGACGACGTGGCTAAGGCCAATACGTTTATcgtttcccacagacggcgccaattgttggagcaacaatttgtctttctatatatGGAGGTAAAGACCCAACAACGTTTGGCGACTTGCTTCTTCTCCGGTGGTGAAATctgcctttgactcgtcgggatttcctgcaagaaagacattccgatgcttaagtcagttcaaagTTCGATCCCCTTTTTCCTCttaaaatctcatatttataggatgaaatatacaaaacagttagttggttcaagtggaccctgaaaaggaggaaggagaataactaaatttccctccaaaaataccaacttttaaaATGTCTCGCTCAGAGGTCAGAGGCGCGGATTGCCTCTGACCTACAGCTTCTGCCTTCGGATCATTCCTGTGTATAAACGCTccgttttgaatatttgataaatgaggcaAGTGTTTTCGGGCCGAGCATTTTGGGCCCAACACCCCTAAACAATAAAACAAGCATTTTCATCAcataccaaaaaaataaaaaaatcaaccaGTGACTAGAAGcattgaaaataacccaaaaacacaTCGCAATTCATGCCAGGGACCACATACATTGACCCACAATTTTTAAACCCAAAAGTCTACACTTTTTCATAAACAAAAAAAGCTATGGAATGTTTAACTATCAGGAATGAGAATAATATATGTGGTAATATTCTCATTCATATGTTTACTAAATTAATGAGAATTATATGGGGTAATAGGGAAAATAATGGGAATACCTCTCTCTCCAAACATGAATCCCATTATCCTCAAtgacttttctttctttttattttaaagttttaaaaattaaaaatcaaaatacatttttatcatttaaaaccctatattaccaaaatactatatttttttaataaaaagggaCAATTTAGTCAATATTAGCATTATGTTTCCATTTTATGATTATGTAAACAAGATAAAATAATTATGATTCTATTTCCAATAAGCTTTAGTAAACAACATTATACAAATAATGATTTCATTTCCTCAAAATTTTATTCTCATTCATTTCTCTATTGATTTATTCTGATTTTGATTACAGTCTAGTAAACGTGTCATTAATGCAATACATCACTTACCCCAACGATTTCCCTCAAATATTCGCAGCATTTTGGAGCCACTACTCACCAGTGCACAAATCGGAGACGAGATTGTTTCCTCTTCGTCAATGTTGGTGTATTTGGGTCAGTTTAATACGTAATGCTTGGTATGGGAAAGGGTGGATCGTGGGAGCTAGGAAGGGAGTGGACAAAGGGTGGACCTTGGGAACTAGGAAGGGAATGGACCTTGGTCGCGGGAAAGAGTTGCAGAGgagttagagagagagaagagactaACCCTATGTTTGGTGAAGATGAAAAGTGGGAGGAAAGAAAATAGAGGAGAGAAAAgtgaaaagaaatataaaattgAGTTGTTTGGTAAGAAATAAAAATGGGAAGAAGAAATAAGTGAGTGGGACCCACCAAATTTTTTCCTCtcaaattaagaaagaaaaatggagGTAAAAGTCTcctacaaataaataaaagtaaaaagacTACCTTATGTTTGGTAAGGAGAAAAAGTGAGTGGAAATAAAATTTTGGATAGAAAAGTGAAAAGATAGTGGAAAGGAAAAATGAGTGGAAAACTTTTTCTCAGGGGTGTTCACAGTGCGATTTTTTGCCAAATTTTTGGATTGCACCCCAAATGCGGTTTGAGcaattttccaaaccgcaaccTACACCGCATAACCTCAAACTGCATAAACTGCACCTTAAAAATGATGTGCATTGTGGGCGGTTTATACctataaccaaataatttaacaattaaacatcataataaaactcataactaaagagtatataacaaaacaataaatatacaacaaattaataaacttttagcaaaacaataaaaatacaacaaactaataacaaagaaaaaatgtgATATAGAAGTAAATAATTCGATTAAGGAGGAACATCTTAGGTTGAAGTATAATTTGCATTAGCATCCTATAAAACATAATAACTTtttagatattgtgtatattatactatataaatatatatgcattaagtttaaatgtagtaaaattgaagaaaaatatataaaaaatgaaatatatataacgATGCGGTGCAATGAGGTTGGAACcgaatttataaaatttaaaaccgcaaacTGCACCGCACCGCACAGTTTGacaaaaatacaaaccgcaactTTAAACACCCCTACTTTTTCTTACTAATGAGAAGATTAAATTACTAGTATATACTATATCCTTActcatttaatttttaaataataataaagggGTATAAAAGTAATTATAAAATAACCTAATTTTCTTTCCTTCCTCTTAACCAAACAATGATAGTGAAAACAATCTTTTTTTTCTATCTTAGAAATTTTATTTCCCTCAATCCTAATTGCTTTCCTCTCTACCAAACATAGTATTtaatatttttacaaaaaattattataCTAATATTTTTAAGGATAATATAGTATTTTACAATATACTAATTTTATTTCCTTCCTACATACCAAACAACTAAGaaagaaatatattttaatttatttctttCTAATGTTTAATCCCTCCCATATTTTCTTTCATTGGTACCAAACATAGGTTAAGAGACAGAGATGAAATGAGAAGGAGGAGAGCGATGTTTCAGCTTTCCCCTCTACAAGGAGAGGGTGG
This genomic interval from Humulus lupulus chromosome 8, drHumLupu1.1, whole genome shotgun sequence contains the following:
- the LOC133795293 gene encoding uncharacterized protein LOC133795293, coding for MPPKGNGVSGPVAQSVPPTDMSDQIERMCRLLEASQQRSDEAIKTLTEAQARLEAEIAELRRSADTTCNTQAHENLDSNRSDVLVDRVNSPPHNMNPGNGQSQAIPPSSGTDRRRAPTSGTQGRAEAEPTGPTQPTTDVRPQHTVPQVAHDSPSEGRVPSICFLDSWKKDMMREMMQKFSDGRSAYATEHLDLVSRTTEKSPFSEWILNEPKPRDFIIPSLPAFNGKGDPLNHLLQFQQKMALEANNEAIQCKVFSTTFSGPALLWFRQLKVGSLNSFSDLRRSFLQQYSANREAPRTMVDLYRIEQGENEHPKAYLQRFIDLVHQIHDVDPLTAANLFVKSLQMGSLLHENLTITPPYDMADVQTRAEGVFRVLEFRACAEEDCTHLCSPSK
- the LOC133795292 gene encoding uncharacterized protein LOC133795292, yielding MEERVKRYKSLGHVVNLVTSIERSYTASAITFTDEDLKGVHLPHDDPLVISLQVNHCQLGRVLIDGGSGVDILFWEAFQKMGLEENQIRPSAMPILGFNSHRVYPKGVVRLTVVAAERALLVDFLIIDSTTSYNAIMGRGWIHRMQGVVSTLHQQYLSACLKGTNLEEDQEKPQVTLDTLEQVGLDDADPTKTVLVSTKLSEDERQTLIRFLQTRMRTFAWTPHDIPGIDPSVMSHSLNISNYFPPVKQKQRRFAPEVNQVI